The genome window TCAAATATCTGGAGGTAACATGACAAGCCTGGAAGAAGCCCAGGAACGGGTCAAGAATATCATGGAGCAACAGCTTCAGATTTCTGTAAATCCTGAAAACTACGAGGACGATCTTCGCCTTGATTCAATGGCTTTACTTGAGCTGATTGTTGGGTTGGAAAAAGAATTTGGTGTTGCTGTCGATGAGGAAGAACTGGATACTCCGGAACACTTCAAAAGTGTTGCAAGCATCTCGAAATTTGCGTTAAAACAGCTAAAATCCTGAATTATTAAAGTATCGAAAAAATGGACATGGACGAAAACAAGCCTACCGAAAAAACCGAACTTGGCATGCTGCGCATCGACCTGCAGGATTCGCTACGCCAAAGTTCCGTAGATCCACGCAAACTCTCCTCATTCCAGCGTATCCTGCTAACCACCGATGGCACTGTCACCGAGATACTGGAGGCCCAGCTCTGGGAGGCCATCCATATCGTCAAGCTTTTCCAGGATATAACCGATGCGGAGACCGCCATTCCTTTTCTGGATATTGGTCCAGGCACCCGGATCATGGTGCGCAAGGTTTTGTTACGGGGTAAATACAGTCATAAGAACTATATTTATGCAGAATCGATCCTGGTGCCGGAACGTCTGCCCGACAACATACGCGAGAGTTTGATGGAAACGCAGAAACCGATCGGGCAGCTGATTATGCAAAATCGTATGGAATCATTCAGGGAAATACTTACCTGCAAACTTGAAGAAGCCCGCGAGCTCAGTGAGTATTTCGATATACCGGATGATGCGATGCTGGTTTCCCGAACCTACCGCGTATTTGCAAATCGCCAACCGATTATGCTGATAACCGAAAAGTTTCCCGAAGCCGCTTTTCAACAAACTGACTGAACGAAATCATGCTCTACCAAATGCTCGCAGACACAGTGCAACGCTTGCCCTCCAACACGTTTATGGAGTGGGGCGAGAATACGCTCTCCTTCCAGGATTTCCGGCACGCTGTTGACAGGTTTTCTGCAACACTTGCTGAATCGGGGGTCAGGTCCGGAGATGCCGTCATTCTGCTTTTGCCGAACGGCCCGGAGTTTGCGACAGGGGTATTTGCTATCGCCAAACTGGGTGCGATTGCTGTCCCGCTGAATACGGCGTTCCAGGATAAAGAGCTTCAATTTTACCTGCAGGACAGTCGGGCCCGCACCCTGGTGACGACGACTGACATTCTGGATTCACACAATGACCTGATCGATGAAAGCCGTGACTGTCAGGTCATCACTGAGATCCCGGTAAGCGCTGAACCCACTGCAGGCGAACAACGTCAACCTTTGAAGGGTCCGGTTTTATACCAGTACTCGTCCGGTTCCACGGGTACGCCAAAACGCGTGATCCGTTCCCAGGAGCAGCTCGTACACGAAGCCAACAATTTCACCGCTACCGTTAATATCAGTTCATCGGACCGTATTCTCACTGTCGTGCCCCTGTTCCATGCGCATGGTTTTGGTAACTGTCTGTTGGCCGCTGCACGTACCGGCGCGACCATGGTGGTATTGCCTGCGTTCAAGCGAAAGTCCGCCCTGAACACGCTTGCAGATAAAGGCATCACTGTTTTTCCGGGCGTTCCTTTCATGTTCAGTATCCTGGCTGATTCACCTTCCATCCAGGGAATGCCCTTGCCCAGGCTGCGGTTGGCCTTCTCCGCCGGTGCTCCACTGGCCAGGGAGACCTTTGACAACTTCAGGGGAAAATTCTCCGTACCTGTTCGCCAGCTTTACGGTTCAACCGAGTCGGGCTCGGTGGCGATAAATACTGGCTCCACTGATGGCGAATGCTGGTCCTCGATTGGAACCCCCATGCGCAATGTCGAAGTCAGGATTGTTGGCGAGAACGGCGAGCCGGTTAGTGCAGGTGAAAGTGGTGAACTGGTTATTTGCAGCCAGGCGTTGACCCATGGCTACGCCAATCTTGACGAAGTTAACCAGGAAACGTTTCGGGATGGCTGTTTCTGGTCGGGTGATGTCGGCCACAAGGATGAGAATGGCAATATTTACATCACAGGACGCAAAAAGCTGTTTATCAACGCTGGTGGCAATAAAGTTGATCCCGGCCAGGTGGAAGAGGTGATCGCCCGGCATCCCGCTGTCAATGAAGTCGTGGTAGTAGGCCTCCAGGGTCAGTATGGCCAGGAAATCATCAAGGCAGCCATTGTCAGGAACGAAGGCCAGGAGTGCACGGCTGAACAGATCAGGGAATGGTGTAACGGTAAGCTTGCCGACTTCAAGGTTCCGCGCGTCATTGAATTCCGTGCAGAAATCCCGCGCAGCCCGCTCGGCAAGATTCTACGTAAATATTTACAGGAAGATGTGGCCTGAAAACCCGAAGTAGGTAGGGCGGGTGCATAAAGCCAAAATAGTCGGATTAATTTACACCAATTATCCTGACATCTGATTTAAAATATCACGTCAAAACTCGCTGGCTTCTTGCCTCTGTCGTAGATATTTACAATAATAGCTCCTGTGGGGTGATATAGCTTGAAGTTATGGGGTAGTGTCTTTAGACTATTTTAAGGCATCCTGATTTGAAGCGGTTCCAGACTATGTTTTGCAGATCAGATATGTATTTAATGTTTATCCTGGAGTGATATAAGAATGTCGGGAAACCCATTGATATTTGAAGACCTGTGGGCGATTTTACGCAGACGTAAATTGCACTTTGGGATACCTGCGGCAATTATTCTGTTATCAAGTATTGCTCTCGCATACAGCCTGACCCCCGTTTTTGTCTCCACCGCGACGATATTGATCGAGGAGCCGGAGATACCCGAAAATCTGGTGGCTTCAACCGTGACCGGATTTGCCTCCGAGCGTATCCAGATGATTCGCAACCGGGTTATGACAAATGATAACTTGTGGGCGATTGCTGAAAAGATAGATTTATATCCTGGCGAGAGAACGATCGAAAACCAGCAGGCTGTCATTAAAAAGATGCGTGAGAATATCGGCCTGGACATGGTGACTTCCGAGGCTGTTGATCCAAAAAATGGTAGAGCCATTACCCCAACGATTGCATTTACCGTTTCTTTCGGTAACGAATCCCCCGAACTTGCCCAGGCGGTTGCGTCAGAACTTGCTCAACGCTATATCACGGAGGATCGCAGCAGCCGAACGCAGAGTGCGCAGCAAGCCTCATCGTTTTTAAAAGATGAGGCGCAACGTTTACAGGATCAGATTTCAGATCTCGAGGCCAGGACGGCAGCTTTCAAGGCGAAGAATGCGGGTTCCTTGCCAGAGTCTTTCGAAGCCACTTCAAGATTTCTGCAAACTGCGCAGCAGCAACTTGAGCAGCTTGACGCCAAAATGGCTCCACTGGAGTCTCGTTACGCATTCCTGAAAGCCCGCTTGACCGGTTTTGGGGCGTCCGCAGAACTTGTGAAAGCACGTGATGAGCTGGCTGCAGCGCGTGAAAAATATTCTGAGATATATCCCGAAGTCATACGTTTGAAGCAAGCAGTAGAAGCGCTGGAAGCCGAAGTCAATCAGGGAGGCAGTTCTTCCGACTATGGTTATGCGAGCAGTGATCCGGCATACCTTGCGCTGCAGTCGGAACTGCAGCAAGTCGGTGGCGAGATCAGTGCAATTCGCTCGCAGCGTGCCGATCTGAATCAAAAAATCGCAGAGTACCAGTCACGTCTCGCCAGGTCTCCGGAGGTGGAGCGAGAATACCTGGCACTGAATCGTAACCTGACCCATGATATAAGCAGCTACCGTGAAATCATGGAAAAACTGGCGAGTGCGCAGCTTGCCGAGGAACTTGAGCGGTCGCAGAAGGCGGGCCGCTTTACGCTCGTTGCAGCAGCCAGTTACCCTACCAGTCCCAGTAAGCCAAATATACCAGCCATAATATTGCTGGGTTTCACCTTTGCAATCGGCGTTGGGGTAGGTGTAGCCGGGTTGGCAGAGTATTTGGACCACCGTATTTATGGACCCAAAGACCTTGCGGCGGTCTTCAATGCGCCTCCCATCGCTATTATTCCGGAAATAGCAGGTTAAGATGAGTATGGATTACATAAAAGACGCCGTTGCTATGCTGGATCGTGCTCACCCGTCGTACGGACTGGTTGACTCAAAGCCGGAGATGACAGGTGAAATTGCCTATACACAGAGCCAGGTTGTCAAACTGGATAACAAGCACCTGCAAAAAAACCACATTCTTACCCCGGAGAGCGATAAGGTCGTCGTTAATGCCTATAAGTTATTGCGAACCCGTATATTGCAGCTGATGCAGCAGAATGGATGGGTAACCCTGGGGATTACCAGTCCGGGTCCGGATGAAGGGAAGACCCTGACCGCAATCAATCTTGCTATCAGTATGGCCATGAAGCTGGATTACACTGTGTTGCTGGTTGACCTGGATTTCAGAAAGCCAAGCATTTCCGAGCGGTTTGGTTTTCAGGCGAAATATGGCCTCGGTGATTATCTTGCGGGAAAGGTCAAGCTTGAAGAGGTGTTTGTCAATCCAGGCATTAACCGGTTGTTGCTCCTGCCTGAGAAAGAAGCACGGAACAATAGCTCAGAAATTTTATCGTCGACGGGAATGGAGAGGATGGTCGACGAACTAAAAAACCGGTACCAATCAAGAATCATAATATTTGATTTGCCCCCGGTGCTGGTAGGGGATGATGTGCTCGCGTTTTCAGGTCTTGTTGATGCGACACTACTCGTGACCCAGGAAGGGAAAACGACGACAGATGATTTGAACAAAACGGTTAGTTTATTAGAAAACAAGAACGTGGTTGGTGCTGTATTGAATCGTTCTTCGGTAAAAAACGAATTTTCGAATTATGGCTACTAGGCACCTCTGATTAATCCGTCATACCTTCCTTTTCTCTATCCCGTTATATTCCGGTAAGCGCAGAAGCCGCTGCTACTACCAGATTCGTCTCAAGCAACTACACTATAATGTCAAAGGACTGTTAAGGGACTATGCGGGTTCAGTTCGGAATCAGCAGTCTGTCGGGTTAATTTACAGTAATGCACTGTATATTTGCTGGTAAACGACATGATAGAATACATAACTTATCGTTATATATATACAATCTGTGGGTGTTAGCCCCATGAAGGCTGTCGAAATGTTTTACATTTCTAGCCCGTGTTGGGTCATAAATCTATATGGATTGGTTGTAACGCTTTGATGATGCGAAGAAAATAACGTGTGGCACACTATGTGCACTCTATAGTCTTATCGTATCTCGTGTAACCCAGCCATGCACTTCAGGGGTCGTTCTGTGAACTCGAATTGTGAGGTTGATATTACTTATGCCGACAATTGACACCTACCGCCACTGTTTGCAGACGCGCTTAATCACCGCCCTGTATTTTCTGGTTCATGCAGCACGTTCCATCTCGGCTGTCACAATCCCAATCCTTTTGCTTTTTGCATTCAATCCGGGCACGGCCATTGCTGCCTTCCAGCAGGACAGTGGTGCCGGTGGTGTCGTGTCGATGGAGGCGGAGAACAATTCTGCGAACGTGGTGGCATCGGATGGCCACGCGTGGTTGTCGGCGGGGGGGAGTTTCCCGGGTTTTGCGGGGACGGATGCGTTGCAGGCGTTGCCAGCAGACGGCGTCACTCATGGATCAAGCTATTCGACGCTGAGTCCGCAGCTGGATTTTCAGGTGAATTTCGTGGCGAGCGGTACGCACTACCTGTGGATACGAGGGCTGGCGCCCTCGACAGGATCGGATTCATTGCACGCAGGGCTGGATGGCCAGGAGTTTGGTTCGGGGAAGAATCTTCGGGGTTCCGGGCTAGGGAGTTACATCTGGATCAGCACGAAGGCGAACGGGGCGCGGTCGACGCTGAATATACCCGCGCCAGGTGAGCACACGGTCAACGTGTGGATGCGCGAGTCGGGTTTTGTGGTGGACAAGGTGGTGTTGACGACGGATGTGGCCTTTGATCCGTCGACGATCAACGGAGGTCTGGGACCCGCTGAAAGCAGTCAGGGCAGCCCGACCAGTGCGGACCTTGCTGTCACGAAAGGCGTGGATAACAGCAACCCGGCCGAGGGCGGGACGATCACCTATACCGTGACGGCAACGAACAACGGTCCGCTGGATGCCACGGGTGTGGTGTTAAGCGATATATTACCCGCCGGGCTGGCATACGTCAGTGATGACAGTGGTGGTGCCTACGACAGCGGCACGGGTGCGTGGAGCGTAGGCAGTTTGCCCAATGGCAACCTGGCCACGCTGAATATCACAGCGACGGTGAATACCGGTACTGCTGGCAGCACGCTTACCAACACGGCGAGTGTAAGCGCGTTGAACGAACCGGATCCGGTCGCGGGCAATGACAGTGCCAGTGTGAGCCTGACAGTATTTATCCCGGGTGGCGGTAGCGGTGCCTTCCAGCAGGACAGTGGTGCCGGTGGTGTCGTGTCGATGGAGGCGGAGAACAATTCTGCGAACGTGGTGGCATCGGATGGCCACGCGTGGTTGTCGGCGGGGGGGAGTTTCCCGGGTTTTGCGGGGACGGATGCGTTGCAGGCGTTGCCAGCAGACGGCGTCACTCATGGATCAAGCTATTCGACGCTGAGTCCGCAGCTGGATTTTCAGGTGAATTTCGTGGCGAGCGGTACGCACTACCTGTGGATACGAGGGCTGGCGCCCTCGACAGGATCGGATTCATTGCACGCAGGGCTGGATGGCCAGGAGTTTGGTTCGGGGAAGAATCTTCGGGGTTCCGGGACAGGGAGTTACATCTGGATCAGCACGAAGGCGAACGGGGCGCGGTCGACGCTGAATATACCCGCGCCAGGTGAGCACACGGTCAA of Thiogranum longum contains these proteins:
- a CDS encoding class I adenylate-forming enzyme family protein — protein: MLADTVQRLPSNTFMEWGENTLSFQDFRHAVDRFSATLAESGVRSGDAVILLLPNGPEFATGVFAIAKLGAIAVPLNTAFQDKELQFYLQDSRARTLVTTTDILDSHNDLIDESRDCQVITEIPVSAEPTAGEQRQPLKGPVLYQYSSGSTGTPKRVIRSQEQLVHEANNFTATVNISSSDRILTVVPLFHAHGFGNCLLAAARTGATMVVLPAFKRKSALNTLADKGITVFPGVPFMFSILADSPSIQGMPLPRLRLAFSAGAPLARETFDNFRGKFSVPVRQLYGSTESGSVAINTGSTDGECWSSIGTPMRNVEVRIVGENGEPVSAGESGELVICSQALTHGYANLDEVNQETFRDGCFWSGDVGHKDENGNIYITGRKKLFINAGGNKVDPGQVEEVIARHPAVNEVVVVGLQGQYGQEIIKAAIVRNEGQECTAEQIREWCNGKLADFKVPRVIEFRAEIPRSPLGKILRKYLQEDVA
- a CDS encoding acyl carrier protein: MTSLEEAQERVKNIMEQQLQISVNPENYEDDLRLDSMALLELIVGLEKEFGVAVDEEELDTPEHFKSVASISKFALKQLKS
- a CDS encoding GumC family protein, producing the protein MSGNPLIFEDLWAILRRRKLHFGIPAAIILLSSIALAYSLTPVFVSTATILIEEPEIPENLVASTVTGFASERIQMIRNRVMTNDNLWAIAEKIDLYPGERTIENQQAVIKKMRENIGLDMVTSEAVDPKNGRAITPTIAFTVSFGNESPELAQAVASELAQRYITEDRSSRTQSAQQASSFLKDEAQRLQDQISDLEARTAAFKAKNAGSLPESFEATSRFLQTAQQQLEQLDAKMAPLESRYAFLKARLTGFGASAELVKARDELAAAREKYSEIYPEVIRLKQAVEALEAEVNQGGSSSDYGYASSDPAYLALQSELQQVGGEISAIRSQRADLNQKIAEYQSRLARSPEVEREYLALNRNLTHDISSYREIMEKLASAQLAEELERSQKAGRFTLVAAASYPTSPSKPNIPAIILLGFTFAIGVGVGVAGLAEYLDHRIYGPKDLAAVFNAPPIAIIPEIAG
- a CDS encoding chorismate--pyruvate lyase family protein produces the protein MDMDENKPTEKTELGMLRIDLQDSLRQSSVDPRKLSSFQRILLTTDGTVTEILEAQLWEAIHIVKLFQDITDAETAIPFLDIGPGTRIMVRKVLLRGKYSHKNYIYAESILVPERLPDNIRESLMETQKPIGQLIMQNRMESFREILTCKLEEARELSEYFDIPDDAMLVSRTYRVFANRQPIMLITEKFPEAAFQQTD
- a CDS encoding CpsD/CapB family tyrosine-protein kinase, producing the protein MDYIKDAVAMLDRAHPSYGLVDSKPEMTGEIAYTQSQVVKLDNKHLQKNHILTPESDKVVVNAYKLLRTRILQLMQQNGWVTLGITSPGPDEGKTLTAINLAISMAMKLDYTVLLVDLDFRKPSISERFGFQAKYGLGDYLAGKVKLEEVFVNPGINRLLLLPEKEARNNSSEILSSTGMERMVDELKNRYQSRIIIFDLPPVLVGDDVLAFSGLVDATLLVTQEGKTTTDDLNKTVSLLENKNVVGAVLNRSSVKNEFSNYGY
- a CDS encoding DUF11 domain-containing protein encodes the protein MPTIDTYRHCLQTRLITALYFLVHAARSISAVTIPILLLFAFNPGTAIAAFQQDSGAGGVVSMEAENNSANVVASDGHAWLSAGGSFPGFAGTDALQALPADGVTHGSSYSTLSPQLDFQVNFVASGTHYLWIRGLAPSTGSDSLHAGLDGQEFGSGKNLRGSGLGSYIWISTKANGARSTLNIPAPGEHTVNVWMRESGFVVDKVVLTTDVAFDPSTINGGLGPAESSQGSPTSADLAVTKGVDNSNPAEGGTITYTVTATNNGPLDATGVVLSDILPAGLAYVSDDSGGAYDSGTGAWSVGSLPNGNLATLNITATVNTGTAGSTLTNTASVSALNEPDPVAGNDSASVSLTVFIPGGGSGAFQQDSGAGGVVSMEAENNSANVVASDGHAWLSAGGSFPGFAGTDALQALPADGVTHGSSYSTLSPQLDFQVNFVASGTHYLWIRGLAPSTGSDSLHAGLDGQEFGSGKNLRGSGTGSYIWISTKANGARSTLNIPAPGEHTVNVWMRESGFVVDKVVLTTDVAFDPSTINGGLGPAESSQGSPTNADLAVTKGVDNANPSEGGTIIYTVTATNNGPLDATGVVLSD